The following are from one region of the Pantoea cypripedii genome:
- a CDS encoding ABC transporter permease has protein sequence MKALPLTLNLTVLSLAGGGCLALALNLLRLTPVGAWFYRGYVFLFRGTPLLIQIFMIYYGLGSLTFIHESVMWPVLRSPYWCGLIALILNDAAYTSEILRGGLNAVTHQSTEAAKVSGMSTVMRLRRITLPIAVRQALPAYSNEIISMLKSTSLVSTISLMEMTGMADAIVSSTFRALEVFLIAAIIYLVISVVVSYAISCLEKHLSPQNFGVH, from the coding sequence ATGAAAGCCTTGCCTTTGACACTGAATCTCACCGTATTGTCGCTGGCAGGTGGCGGTTGTCTGGCATTAGCGCTGAATTTATTACGCCTGACACCAGTGGGAGCCTGGTTTTATCGTGGCTATGTGTTTTTATTTCGCGGCACCCCGTTATTAATTCAGATCTTTATGATTTATTACGGCCTGGGAAGCCTGACATTTATTCATGAAAGCGTGATGTGGCCAGTGCTACGTTCGCCTTACTGGTGCGGGCTGATTGCACTTATTCTTAATGACGCCGCTTATACCTCGGAAATCCTGCGCGGAGGGTTGAACGCAGTTACGCATCAGTCCACCGAGGCCGCCAAAGTCAGTGGCATGTCGACGGTGATGCGATTGCGACGCATCACTTTGCCGATTGCGGTACGGCAGGCTTTACCAGCTTACAGCAATGAAATCATCTCCATGCTCAAATCGACCTCACTGGTCAGCACCATCAGTTTGATGGAGATGACCGGCATGGCTGATGCCATCGTGTCATCAACTTTCAGGGCACTGGAAGTGTTCCTGATTGCCGCAATTATTTATCTGGTTATTTCCGTGGTGGTGAGTTACGCCATCTCCTGTCTGGAAAAACATCTTTCACCGCAGAATTTCGGAGTACATTAA
- a CDS encoding ABC transporter permease has translation MNIDWQLLGFGDEGWGMALLRAAGVTFSVSLCAFVLGMLLGSLLCWMQLSGNRWQRKAANGYVIVMRGVPELLVIYLFYFGGRQVVAFFGEVLGLAGPFDVNGFIAGAVAIGLISGAYQSGVFRGAWYAIPKGTVEAAVVTGMTKMMMFRRIIVPQALKTAVPALGNQWQSVIKESALVSVTGLVETMSQVSSAAGSTQMPFFFYAVGAVIYLIITVISDQVFRNIEKYSLRGQKIISQQG, from the coding sequence ATGAATATCGACTGGCAACTGCTGGGATTCGGTGATGAAGGCTGGGGGATGGCACTTCTGAGGGCAGCTGGCGTGACTTTTTCAGTGTCCCTGTGTGCATTTGTACTGGGCATGTTGCTAGGCAGCCTGCTGTGCTGGATGCAACTGAGCGGTAATCGCTGGCAACGTAAAGCCGCCAACGGTTATGTCATCGTGATGCGTGGTGTACCTGAACTGCTGGTCATTTACCTGTTTTACTTCGGCGGGCGTCAGGTTGTTGCGTTTTTTGGCGAGGTTCTGGGGCTGGCTGGTCCCTTTGACGTCAATGGTTTTATCGCCGGTGCCGTGGCGATTGGCCTGATCTCGGGTGCCTATCAAAGCGGCGTATTTCGCGGTGCCTGGTACGCCATTCCGAAAGGAACCGTTGAAGCGGCCGTGGTTACCGGTATGACTAAAATGATGATGTTCCGCCGCATCATCGTCCCCCAGGCATTGAAAACTGCCGTCCCGGCACTGGGTAATCAGTGGCAGTCGGTGATTAAAGAATCCGCACTGGTTTCCGTGACCGGGTTGGTGGAAACCATGAGCCAGGTATCCTCGGCTGCGGGTTCGACACAAATGCCCTTCTTTTTCTATGCCGTTGGCGCAGTCATTTATCTGATCATCACCGTGATATCAGATCAGGTATTTCGCAATATTGAAAAATATTCTTTGCGCGGACAGAAAATTATTAGCCAACAAGGGTAA
- a CDS encoding transporter substrate-binding domain-containing protein, with product MNKKTFLPGIFCAALMLALPMISQAVTTPLRIATEGAFPPFNQTTPNGKIAGFEPDMIAEIAKRAGFSYEIIAQKWSGIIPGLMDGKYDAVVDSITITPARAQAINFSRPYTNSISGFVTLKKGVIPVLPGADAVIPASDEAGMNQSLAQLKKAFTGKTIAVQVATIQADFLNKYLADVATIRTYQAGPETYADLTNGRVDAVMASVTNMAAFVDKHKDSATITGYRYSGGVLGVGSAIGLRKDEGELKTRIDAALNSMIKDGTLKALSMKWFGTDVTPSE from the coding sequence ATGAATAAAAAGACTTTTTTACCGGGAATCTTTTGTGCGGCGCTGATGCTGGCATTGCCGATGATCAGCCAGGCAGTGACGACACCTCTGCGCATTGCCACGGAGGGAGCCTTCCCTCCCTTTAACCAGACCACACCCAATGGAAAAATTGCCGGATTTGAGCCCGACATGATTGCTGAGATCGCCAAACGCGCGGGTTTTAGCTACGAAATCATTGCGCAGAAATGGTCGGGGATCATTCCGGGGCTGATGGACGGTAAATATGACGCGGTTGTGGATTCCATCACCATTACCCCGGCCAGAGCCCAGGCGATTAATTTCTCACGTCCTTACACCAATAGCATCTCGGGATTTGTCACGCTGAAAAAGGGTGTGATTCCCGTCCTGCCAGGCGCTGACGCGGTGATACCCGCGAGTGATGAAGCCGGTATGAATCAATCGCTGGCGCAGCTGAAAAAAGCCTTCACCGGAAAAACCATTGCGGTGCAGGTCGCCACTATCCAGGCCGACTTTCTCAATAAATACCTTGCTGATGTCGCCACCATTCGTACCTATCAGGCAGGTCCGGAAACCTATGCTGACCTCACCAATGGGCGGGTTGATGCAGTGATGGCATCCGTCACTAACATGGCGGCATTTGTGGATAAACATAAAGACAGCGCCACGATCACCGGTTACCGCTATTCCGGCGGCGTATTAGGTGTCGGTTCTGCCATTGGTTTACGCAAGGATGAAGGTGAGCTGAAAACCAGAATCGATGCTGCGCTGAATTCAATGATCAAGGATGGCACGTTAAAAGCCCTGTCCATGAAGTGGTTTGGCACTGACGTCACGCCGTCAGAATAA
- a CDS encoding M20 family metallopeptidase: MAELEPHLITIRRDIHSHPELGFDTVRTADIVRCELEKMGYQPKTGVGRTGVQLDISGGAAGPTLLLRADMDALPMQEQTGLPYASQIAGKMHACGHDLHTATLLGVAATLKDLTPQLKGNVRLIFQPAEETAESGAAAMIVDGAADGIDMAITLHNKPELQAGRIALTRGASTASSDEFDVTVKGISTHAARPHMGRDPIIAAVGLITQLQTIISREADPADSAVLTIGHIQGGTTHNIIPDSCIFQGTVRARSAQRRDQIEAAFRRICTGFAQAMEVEISLNYQRGVPPLINDEHLIDQIEGILSQHFGERIEATSKSSFGAEDFSYFTERVPGCQIEFGSAIAGRHDHLHNSDYQPDEACIKVGAIALSRIAVDLLS; the protein is encoded by the coding sequence ATGGCTGAACTTGAACCTCATTTAATCACTATTCGTCGTGATATTCATTCCCACCCTGAATTAGGTTTTGACACGGTAAGAACTGCGGATATTGTCAGGTGTGAACTGGAGAAAATGGGTTATCAACCCAAAACCGGCGTAGGGCGAACCGGCGTTCAGTTAGATATTTCAGGCGGAGCGGCTGGGCCAACGTTGTTGTTACGTGCCGATATGGATGCACTGCCGATGCAGGAGCAAACGGGTTTGCCCTATGCCAGCCAGATTGCCGGAAAAATGCATGCCTGCGGGCACGATCTGCATACCGCAACCCTGTTGGGTGTGGCGGCGACGTTGAAAGATCTTACGCCACAGTTGAAAGGCAACGTGCGTCTGATTTTCCAGCCAGCTGAAGAAACCGCAGAAAGTGGAGCCGCTGCCATGATCGTTGATGGCGCTGCCGACGGCATTGATATGGCGATTACGCTTCATAACAAGCCCGAGTTACAGGCGGGGAGAATTGCGCTGACACGCGGTGCTAGCACCGCCTCCAGCGATGAATTTGATGTGACGGTGAAGGGGATTTCAACCCACGCTGCCCGCCCTCATATGGGACGTGACCCCATCATCGCCGCCGTCGGTTTGATCACTCAATTGCAGACCATTATTTCGCGCGAGGCCGATCCGGCGGATTCTGCTGTCCTGACCATTGGCCATATTCAGGGTGGTACCACCCATAACATCATTCCTGACAGCTGTATTTTTCAGGGCACCGTGCGTGCGCGTTCTGCGCAGCGAAGGGACCAGATTGAAGCCGCATTTCGGCGCATCTGTACCGGGTTTGCCCAGGCGATGGAGGTGGAAATCTCGCTGAATTATCAGCGCGGTGTCCCTCCCCTGATTAATGACGAACATCTTATCGATCAGATAGAAGGCATCCTTTCTCAACATTTCGGTGAGCGTATTGAAGCCACGTCGAAGTCCAGTTTTGGCGCTGAGGATTTCTCGTATTTCACGGAGCGTGTGCCGGGTTGTCAGATTGAGTTCGGTTCAGCCATTGCCGGACGTCATGACCATTTGCACAACTCCGATTATCAACCTGATGAAGCCTGTATCAAAGTGGGTGCCATTGCCCTCAGCCGCATCGCCGTCGATCTCCTTTCCTGA
- a CDS encoding LysR substrate-binding domain-containing protein, which yields MQNLKKLPPLNWLRSFESAARLQSFTLAAEELHMTQGAISQHIRSLESHFKTSLFIRHARKIELTEEGLSYLTVVQAAIQRLEVATNEIFGEGHRRQIKIKGSIAFFTYWLNARRLGEFSQENPDINLQFNTDIWMREEDIKADMEIRWGKGQWAGVNAVRLSYDTLFPVCSPRLADSLPLQQVSDLKHHHLLHVMGYQEGWGEWLKFAGATDINASEGVQFDTYACVLNLVESGFGVALGRLSLVEDQLHTGKLIAPFSARLQSSEDFYLIYPQTGFTNPYARRFAEWLVKHAVGGKLTE from the coding sequence ATGCAGAATTTAAAAAAGCTACCCCCGCTGAACTGGTTGCGTTCTTTTGAATCAGCCGCGCGGTTGCAGAGTTTCACGTTGGCTGCCGAGGAACTGCATATGACGCAGGGAGCGATCAGCCAACATATCCGTAGTCTTGAATCCCATTTCAAAACCAGTCTCTTTATTCGCCATGCACGTAAAATCGAGCTGACTGAAGAAGGCCTGTCCTACCTGACAGTGGTCCAGGCGGCGATTCAGCGCCTTGAGGTGGCAACCAATGAGATCTTTGGCGAAGGCCATCGGCGGCAGATCAAAATTAAAGGCAGCATCGCCTTCTTTACCTACTGGCTCAATGCGCGCCGACTGGGCGAATTTAGTCAGGAAAATCCGGACATCAATCTGCAATTCAATACCGATATCTGGATGCGTGAGGAAGATATTAAAGCGGATATGGAAATCCGCTGGGGCAAAGGTCAGTGGGCTGGGGTGAATGCCGTGCGACTTAGCTACGATACCCTGTTTCCGGTCTGCTCCCCGCGTCTGGCCGATTCACTCCCTTTGCAACAGGTTAGTGACCTCAAACACCATCACCTGCTGCATGTTATGGGCTATCAGGAAGGATGGGGAGAATGGCTGAAGTTTGCCGGTGCCACTGATATCAATGCCTCAGAAGGGGTTCAGTTTGATACTTACGCCTGTGTGCTGAATCTGGTGGAGTCCGGCTTTGGTGTGGCTCTGGGCAGGCTTTCGCTGGTAGAGGATCAGCTTCACACGGGAAAACTCATCGCTCCCTTCTCTGCCCGTTTACAAAGTAGTGAAGACTTTTATCTTATCTATCCTCAGACGGGGTTTACTAACCCTTATGCCCGCCGTTTTGCCGAATGGCTGGTTAAGCATGCGGTAGGCGGTAAGCTGACGGAATAA
- a CDS encoding trans-sulfuration enzyme family protein codes for MEHVETLLAGLDHFTDETHGGLVPAIQPAVTSQILPGQGALHYARSGNSTSRLAEKLMTKLESGADAALFNSGVSAAWAVLSTLKTGDSLIVEEECYYEFRNIMSAYCVQHQIQLIFVNLNDSKALEQALRSHQVNVVWAETATNPLWKVIDIALVATLVHRYHARLVVDATVSTPLAINPLLLGADIVLHSATKYLNGHGDLTAGFLVTREVDAWWELTMWFRTSSGTVLQTLDAWMLLRGMRTLALRFRQACDNAEKLARSLLKHPAVREVHYPGLEGDQWYNNARQQMNGFYGAMLSFRLYGGVAAASTLSTLTRTIRHSTSLGSTESLIEHRQSTEGELSRCPVDLVRLSVGIENSDDLIADLMQALDAISLLTPVHS; via the coding sequence ATGGAACATGTTGAAACATTATTAGCCGGGCTGGATCATTTTACTGATGAAACCCATGGGGGACTCGTTCCCGCCATTCAGCCTGCGGTGACCTCTCAGATATTGCCCGGACAGGGTGCGCTCCATTATGCCCGTAGCGGAAATTCAACATCCCGGCTGGCCGAAAAGCTGATGACCAAACTGGAATCTGGCGCTGACGCTGCGTTGTTTAATTCCGGTGTCTCTGCTGCCTGGGCCGTCCTCTCAACGCTGAAGACGGGCGATAGCCTGATTGTCGAAGAAGAATGTTATTACGAATTCCGTAATATCATGTCTGCTTACTGCGTACAGCATCAAATCCAGCTGATATTCGTTAATCTTAATGACAGCAAGGCGCTTGAACAGGCGCTGCGCAGCCACCAGGTCAATGTGGTATGGGCAGAAACCGCCACTAATCCGTTATGGAAAGTGATCGATATTGCGCTGGTCGCCACCCTGGTGCACCGTTATCACGCCAGATTGGTAGTCGATGCCACCGTTTCAACCCCGTTAGCGATAAATCCCCTGCTTCTCGGTGCCGATATTGTCCTGCATTCCGCCACTAAATACCTTAATGGTCACGGTGATTTAACTGCCGGATTTCTTGTTACCCGTGAAGTTGACGCATGGTGGGAATTGACGATGTGGTTCCGTACCAGCTCAGGTACGGTGCTGCAAACGCTGGATGCCTGGATGTTACTGCGCGGCATGCGCACCCTGGCACTCCGTTTCAGACAAGCCTGTGATAATGCGGAAAAGCTGGCACGATCGCTGTTAAAACATCCTGCGGTTCGTGAGGTTCATTACCCAGGCCTCGAAGGTGATCAGTGGTACAACAATGCCCGGCAGCAAATGAACGGATTTTATGGTGCCATGCTGTCATTCCGTTTGTACGGCGGAGTGGCTGCCGCGAGTACGCTCAGCACGCTGACCAGAACCATCCGCCACTCTACTTCACTGGGTTCAACAGAGAGCTTAATTGAACACCGTCAGAGTACAGAAGGGGAGTTGTCGCGTTGTCCGGTTGACCTGGTGCGTTTGTCCGTGGGAATTGAAAACAGCGATGACCTGATTGCTGATCTGATGCAGGCACTGGACGCCATCAGCCTGCTGACCCCGGTGCATTCATGA
- a CDS encoding DMT family transporter: MKATHRAEQPTLLTWLLLVLMVLLWGISWPAMKIALNVIPPLWLGVIRFLSGSVCLFVFLACRKGLTLPAKQDLPILLSVGCLQMLAFTALGLVAMQYTDVSRAALLAYTTPLWGVIISGVFFRQIPSWVQLCALVTGLLGIALVCSPYEINWYTPGVLKGCLLLLLAAGCWSVVIFHVRHHRWVQSPLALAPWQMLFATVPMFILALIFEGEPKGITFTPFLCSLLVFIGPVATSICFVISSACGRKVSSFVMSNFTLGVPVVGNIASLFILGTTMSISFKAGLLLVVLGSLLAIYAGTRIQGHRLP, from the coding sequence ATGAAAGCAACGCACAGAGCAGAGCAGCCAACGTTGCTGACCTGGCTGCTGTTAGTGCTGATGGTGTTGTTATGGGGAATCAGCTGGCCAGCCATGAAGATAGCGTTAAATGTGATTCCACCATTATGGTTAGGGGTGATCCGTTTTCTCAGTGGCAGTGTTTGTTTATTTGTGTTCCTTGCCTGCAGGAAAGGATTAACCCTGCCAGCGAAGCAGGATCTGCCGATTCTGCTCAGCGTTGGATGTTTACAAATGCTGGCTTTCACCGCTTTGGGACTGGTAGCGATGCAGTATACCGACGTCAGTCGTGCGGCGTTATTAGCCTATACCACACCCTTATGGGGGGTGATTATCTCCGGGGTGTTTTTTCGCCAGATACCCAGCTGGGTACAACTGTGTGCGTTAGTCACCGGTCTGCTCGGGATAGCGCTGGTGTGTTCTCCCTATGAAATAAATTGGTACACACCAGGCGTATTAAAGGGGTGTTTACTGTTGTTACTGGCCGCTGGATGCTGGTCAGTGGTTATCTTCCATGTTCGCCATCACCGCTGGGTGCAAAGCCCACTGGCCTTAGCGCCCTGGCAAATGTTGTTTGCCACAGTACCGATGTTTATTTTGGCTTTAATCTTTGAGGGGGAGCCAAAAGGGATAACCTTTACGCCATTCCTTTGCAGCTTACTGGTATTTATCGGCCCGGTTGCCACGTCAATATGTTTCGTTATCTCCAGCGCATGTGGCCGAAAAGTCAGCAGTTTTGTGATGTCCAATTTCACCTTAGGTGTCCCTGTGGTGGGCAATATTGCTTCACTTTTTATTCTGGGGACGACGATGAGCATATCGTTTAAAGCAGGGTTATTGCTGGTCGTGTTAGGGAGTCTGCTGGCTATTTATGCCGGAACCAGGATCCAGGGGCATAGACTTCCTTAA
- the vapB gene encoding type II toxin-antitoxin system VapB family antitoxin: protein MRTVSIFKNGNNRAIRLPRDLDFEGVSELEIVREGNSIILRPVRPTWSSFSQLEKADADFMAEREDIVNDEGRFDL from the coding sequence ATGAGAACCGTATCAATTTTTAAAAACGGAAATAATCGTGCAATACGCTTGCCACGTGATCTCGATTTCGAGGGCGTAAGCGAGCTGGAGATTGTCCGTGAAGGTAACAGCATCATTCTGCGTCCGGTCCGGCCGACCTGGAGTTCATTCTCTCAACTTGAAAAAGCTGACGCAGATTTTATGGCAGAACGGGAAGATATTGTTAACGATGAAGGAAGATTCGATCTGTGA
- a CDS encoding oxidoreductase → MSFTEIQVVPGPANYYCFPGAIRELNNFYSESDLQHAMWLYGEQALQAAQAWLPEAFAVESAGKACIREHCNDPMIRRLAEQAGSRCKVIIGVGGGTVMDSAKALAARMQLPVVLIPTIAATCAAWTPLSVWYNPQGENIGYEIFKQANHLVLVEPEIILQAPAPYLLAGIADTLAKWYEASVLVGNSPASEVPYLARTALNMARGLKELLLSDSVTVLADLHNGSLTERFIAVVDAIIAGGGLIGGLGERFTRVAAAHSVHNGMTVLPQTHSILHGIKVAYGILVQVALMKDEQELQMLLGFYRQLKLPTSLRELGIDISDKTQIDAMIAHTLRPKETIHLMPVKVTAEVLFEAMATVEQAAETVSAE, encoded by the coding sequence ATGTCTTTTACTGAAATTCAGGTAGTACCGGGGCCGGCTAACTATTACTGCTTTCCGGGCGCGATCCGTGAATTAAACAACTTCTATAGCGAATCTGACTTGCAGCACGCGATGTGGTTGTATGGCGAACAGGCGTTGCAGGCCGCTCAGGCCTGGCTGCCTGAGGCGTTTGCTGTTGAATCCGCCGGTAAAGCCTGTATCCGTGAGCATTGTAATGACCCGATGATTCGCCGTTTGGCAGAACAGGCCGGGTCACGCTGTAAAGTGATCATTGGCGTCGGTGGTGGCACGGTGATGGACAGTGCGAAAGCGCTGGCAGCCCGTATGCAATTACCTGTGGTGCTGATTCCTACTATTGCAGCAACCTGCGCAGCCTGGACGCCGCTTTCCGTCTGGTATAACCCGCAGGGGGAGAATATCGGCTATGAGATCTTCAAACAGGCGAACCATCTGGTTTTAGTCGAGCCAGAGATCATTTTGCAAGCCCCAGCGCCTTACCTGCTGGCGGGGATCGCCGATACGTTAGCCAAGTGGTATGAGGCCAGCGTTTTGGTGGGTAATTCCCCGGCGTCTGAGGTGCCTTATCTTGCGCGCACCGCACTCAATATGGCGCGCGGGCTTAAAGAATTGCTGCTGAGTGACAGTGTAACGGTATTGGCCGATCTGCATAATGGATCCTTAACCGAACGATTCATTGCTGTGGTAGATGCGATCATTGCCGGTGGCGGATTAATTGGCGGGTTGGGCGAGCGTTTTACCCGCGTGGCGGCAGCCCATTCGGTACACAACGGTATGACTGTACTGCCGCAGACACATAGCATTCTGCACGGTATCAAAGTGGCGTACGGGATTCTGGTTCAGGTCGCACTGATGAAGGATGAGCAGGAACTGCAAATGCTGCTGGGCTTCTATCGTCAGTTGAAATTGCCAACCAGCCTGCGTGAGTTGGGCATCGATATCTCAGACAAAACACAGATTGATGCGATGATTGCCCATACCCTGCGTCCGAAAGAGACCATTCACCTGATGCCGGTTAAAGTCACTGCTGAAGTTCTGTTCGAGGCAATGGCAACCGTTGAGCAGGCGGCTGAGACAGTCAGCGCAGAATAA
- a CDS encoding MFS transporter has protein sequence MTQLTLTNEIEQTESPGSAVHTIRSASDVSQLVNNSTQARSNARIIVAIALGGIFLDAYDLGALAFGVKDITREFGLGPKGIGLVVSAITMGAIVGALIGGYLTDKIGRYRVFMADMFFFVFAAILGALAPNAEVLGISRFIMGLGIGIDLPVAMAFLAEFSRLKGRGNKAASIAMWCPTWYAAISVSYLLVLAFFYWLPESQTASLWRYIVGFGAVPALVILTIRKRYMTESPVWAANQGDLEQAAQILRVSYNIPAVAAPQAEAAGSSTAIKHKASWKNYGLLLRGHYLRRTILTSVMSFVSPFAYGAIAFGLPIIVSTLFQQSMLTTILVSLALNLFFAFTGGLAAVRLVPRFGARAMSIAGYACQLVALLGLALAGRPDDELKAALCCAYLALFLLGQGFGPGAQTMVYASLSYPASIRGVGVGLNQTITRFATTIALFLFPLLTASLDTGLFWVIALSPVLGLLALFAIRWEPAGYDIDAEDYADVVQR, from the coding sequence ATGACACAACTCACTTTAACTAATGAAATCGAGCAGACTGAATCACCAGGCTCAGCTGTTCACACCATCCGCAGCGCTTCCGACGTCAGCCAGTTAGTCAACAACTCCACCCAGGCGCGGAGCAATGCACGCATCATTGTTGCCATTGCGCTCGGCGGTATTTTTCTTGATGCCTACGATCTCGGTGCACTGGCCTTCGGGGTAAAAGACATCACGCGTGAATTCGGTCTTGGCCCAAAAGGCATTGGTCTGGTGGTCTCTGCGATCACCATGGGTGCCATTGTCGGCGCGCTGATCGGCGGTTATCTGACGGATAAGATTGGCCGTTATCGTGTCTTTATGGCGGATATGTTTTTCTTTGTCTTTGCCGCTATCTTGGGCGCTCTGGCACCGAACGCCGAAGTGCTCGGCATCAGCCGTTTTATTATGGGGCTGGGTATCGGCATTGACCTCCCGGTGGCGATGGCATTTCTGGCTGAGTTTTCCCGGCTAAAAGGGCGTGGTAACAAGGCCGCCAGTATCGCCATGTGGTGTCCGACCTGGTACGCAGCCATCTCGGTTTCTTACCTGTTGGTGCTGGCCTTCTTTTACTGGCTGCCGGAAAGCCAGACAGCATCCCTGTGGCGCTATATTGTCGGATTTGGTGCGGTACCTGCGCTGGTGATCCTGACGATTCGTAAGCGTTATATGACGGAATCTCCGGTATGGGCTGCCAATCAGGGCGATCTGGAGCAGGCAGCGCAAATCCTGCGCGTGTCCTATAACATTCCGGCAGTGGCCGCGCCACAGGCGGAAGCGGCAGGCTCGTCAACCGCTATCAAACACAAAGCAAGCTGGAAGAACTACGGTTTACTGCTGCGGGGCCACTACCTGCGCCGTACCATCCTGACCAGTGTGATGTCCTTCGTTTCCCCCTTTGCCTACGGTGCCATTGCCTTTGGGTTACCGATCATCGTTTCTACCTTGTTCCAGCAGTCGATGTTGACCACCATTTTAGTTTCGCTGGCGCTCAATCTGTTTTTCGCTTTTACCGGTGGATTGGCCGCCGTGAGGCTGGTGCCACGTTTTGGTGCTCGGGCGATGAGTATTGCGGGCTACGCGTGTCAGTTAGTGGCTTTGCTGGGACTGGCATTGGCGGGACGACCTGATGATGAGCTGAAGGCGGCTTTGTGCTGCGCTTATCTGGCGCTGTTTCTGCTGGGGCAGGGGTTTGGACCGGGAGCACAGACCATGGTGTATGCCTCACTGAGCTACCCGGCATCAATACGCGGTGTTGGGGTGGGGCTGAATCAGACTATCACCCGCTTCGCCACCACTATCGCGCTATTTTTATTCCCGCTTCTGACCGCAAGTCTGGACACTGGCCTGTTCTGGGTGATTGCCCTGTCGCCGGTGTTGGGTTTGCTGGCACTGTTTGCGATCCGCTGGGAGCCTGCTGGCTATGACATTGATGCTGAAGATTATGCCGATGTTGTGCAGCGTTAA